One window of the Bos mutus isolate GX-2022 chromosome X, NWIPB_WYAK_1.1, whole genome shotgun sequence genome contains the following:
- the MID1IP1 gene encoding mid1-interacting protein 1: MMQICDTYNQKHSLFNAMNRFIGAVNNMDQTVMVPSLLRDVPLAEPELDNDVGVEVGGSGGCMEERTPPAPSPGSANGSFFAPSRDMYSHYVLLKSIRNDIEWGVLHQPPAAGSEEGSAWKSKDILVDLSNLEGADTGEEDLEQQFHYHLRGLHTVLSKLTRKANILTNRYKQEIGFSNWGH, encoded by the coding sequence ATGATGCAAATTTGCGACACCTACAACCAGAAGCACTCGCTCTTTAACGCCATGAATCGCTTCATCGGCGCCGTGAATAACATGGACCAGACGGTGATGGTGCCCAGTCTGCTGCGTGACGTGCCACTGGCCGAGCCCGAGCTGGACAACGACGTCGGCGTGGAGGTAGGCGGCAGTGGCGGCTGCATGGAGGAGCGCACGCCTCCGGCCCCTAGCCCGGGCAGCGCCAATGGCAGCTTTTTCGCGCCCTCCCGGGACATGTACAGCCACTACGTGCTGCTCAAGTCCATCCGCAACGACATCGAGTGGGGGGTCCTGCACCAGCCGCCGGCGGCAGGGAGCGAGGAGGGGAGCGCCTGGAAGTCCAAGGACATCCTGGTGGACCTGAGCAACCTGGAGGGCGCGGACACCGGCGAGGAGGACCTGGAACAGCAGTTCCACTACCACCTGCGAGGGCTGCACACTGTGCTCTCCAAACTCACGCGCAAAGCCAACATCCTCACTAACAGATACAAGCAGGAGATCGGCTTCAGCAATTGGGGGCACTGA